A single window of Plasmodium reichenowi strain SY57 chromosome 14, whole genome shotgun sequence DNA harbors:
- a CDS encoding hypothetical protein (conserved Plasmodium protein, unknown function), whose amino-acid sequence MKLFLKKGNNLSRKEIRKLARKQIKKNKLLYSKKKRKNSSLKKEKKKVSFSNNDKIIINKNYESNTNQFLSDTDKNLIKKNKSVKNSKETKKIKLNDNSNKSFNYFNNKRNYLEEQEKDDYLLSYLSKKLKIKNEDGSNKKNEDKLIKELEKDGFDTSLLKLADIIFNESQNFLTKNKIQKGKDDEYNEDGEYNEDGEYNEDGEYNEDDEYNEDDECNEDDEYNDDGEYNEDNLSQDNEKVNNKNVHNILSGKENEQPYNKLQDDNIDNVKDKEEIKKKKKKKKDKKKKKKLDKHSSDNNIINDNSIVEIKKKKKVSFNYENDIKKMEKFLMSSLNKTSEFNIKSIIDDICKYFHDIDNVKLKLCYNDILIKQISTYFKNVNTTDIHICMCVVIICVLNNLLCQNILYDFLKDLTAIFKYYFEDNVNLMKIVERENEMNNKIETHSINSINDTYLLNRENENNMLSNAQGDNYKISPKEHEKYQDFKILFRNLLKCFSLFYALSYIEFDFIIDIINILCEHMSINNVDNIIIVLKICGMKLKEEDDNIHLKHISEYLKKQIEQYIECNNILLEKSKLRFLIKDIEDLENGKMKFHFLNKFEFLFSVLKEYENKYVYKKTIISFSFIKVFNTISVENIHDDKKRGKQKNKNKNKNICNDLYTNILNNQFHDIENKTKINKLNYLIDQEQFNEVHFNKLLKKYKIQGILPKKIFLIIKNSLDVDECVHNLLALLKKKKNIPHVIQTIIQIILYNKNYKESYAKLLSNLSHVNNRVYTFSLKTIFINYIKNISNMDIKNVLFLSKLFTYLLKEKLINFLIFKHIKIEEMKNQEKINHEIDQHTSTNSNIFFFLKTVFILISLDHQKEDKLKNKNVWTNILHILYNQKLSTSLIYSFKNIIKKYIFDEVKNIQKVYPKFNMKYIDHFYKFLEKLQILQ is encoded by the exons atgaaattatttttgaaaaagg GTAATAATTTAAGCCGAAAGGAAATTAGAAAATTGGCTAGGAAACagataaagaaaaacaaaCTTTTGTATTccaagaaaaaaagaaaaaattcatctttgaaaaaagaaaaaaaaaaagtcTCCTTCtcaaataatgataaaattataattaataagAACTATGAATCAAATACAAATCAATTTTTATCAGATACAGATAAGaatttgataaaaaaaaataaatctgtaaaaaattcaaaagaaacgaaaaaaataaaactaAACGATAATTCGAATAAAtcatttaattattttaataataaaagaaattatttaGAAGAACAAGAAAAAGACGATTACTTATTGTCGTATTTATCgaaaaaattgaaaattaaaaatgaggatggaagtaataaaaaaaatgaagataaacttataaaagaattagaAAAGGATGGATTTGATACAAGCTTGTTAAAGTTGGctgatataatatttaatgaatctcaaaattttttaacaaaaaacaaaattcAAAAAGGTAAAGACGATGAATATAATGAAGATGGTGAATATAATGAAGATGGTGAATATAATGAAGATGGTGAATATaatgaagatgatgaatataatgaagatgatgaatgtaatgaagatgatgaatataatgACGATGGTGaatataatgaagataatCTAAGTCAAGATAACGAAAAggtaaataataaaaatgttcataatatattaagtGGCAAAGAAAATGAACAGCCTTACAATAAATTAcaagatgataatatagataatgTTAAAGATAAggaagaaataaaaaaaaaaaaaaaaaaaaaaaaagacaaaaaaaaaaagaaaaaattagaCAAACATTCTTcagataataatataattaatgaTAACTCCATTGTTgagataaaaaaaaaaaaaaaagtttcatttaattatgaaaatgatataaagaaaatggAAAAGTTTCTCATGAGttctttaaataaaacatccgaatttaatataaaaagtattattgatgatatatgtaaatattttcatgatatagataatgtaaaattaaaattatgttataatgatattttaataaaacaaatatcAACATATTTTAAGAATGTGAATACAACagatatacatatatgtatgtgtgttgttattatatgtgtcttaaataatttattatgtcaaaacatattatatgactttttaaaagattTGACAGctatatttaaatattattttgaagATAACGTAAATTTAATGAAGATAGTAGAAAGGGAAAATGAAATGaacaataaaatagaaaCACATTCCATAAATAGTATAAATGACAcatatcttttaaatagggaaaatgaaaataatatgttatcAAATGCACAAGGAGacaattataaaataagcCCAAAAGAACATGAAAAATATCAAGActttaaaattttattcagaaatttattaaaatgttttaGTTTATTTTACGCTTTGAGTTATATCGAATTTGATTTCATAATAGacattattaatatattatgtgaACATATGAGCATAAATAATgtagataatataattattgttttaaaaatatgtggaatgaaattaaaagaagaggatgataatatacatttaaaacatatatcggaatatttaaaaaagcaaattgaacaatatattgaatgtaataatattcttcTTGAAAAGAGTAAGCTTCGGTTTTTAATTAAAGATATTGAAGATTTAGAAAATGGGAAAATGaaatttcattttttaaataaattcgaatttttatttagtgtcttaaaagaatatgaaaataaatatgtatataaaaaaactattatatcattttcGTTTATAAAAGTTTTTAATACTATATCAGTAGAAAATATCCATGACGACAAAAAAAGAGGgaaacaaaaaaacaaaaataaaaataaaaatatatgtaacgatttatatacaaatatattaaataatcaatttcatgatatagaaaataaaacaaaaattaataaattaaattatttaatagaTCAAGAACAATTTAATGAAgtacattttaataaattacttaaaaaatataaaattcaAGGGATAttaccaaaaaaaatatttttaattattaaaaatagtTTAGATGTAGATGAATGTGTCCATAATTTATTAGCActattaaagaaaaagaaaaatattccGCATGTTATTCAAActataatacaaataattttatataataaaaattataaagaatCATATGCAAAACTTTTAAGTAATCTATCTCATGTCAATAATAGAGTTTATACATTTAGTTTAAaaacaatttttattaattacataaaaaatatatctaatatggatataaaaaatgttctCTTTTTGAGTAAATTGTTTACCTACTTGTTAAAAGAGAAATTAATAAACTTTCTAATTTTTAAACATATCAAAATTgaagaaatgaaaaatcaagaaaaaataaatcatgAAATAGATCAACATACAAGTACAAAttctaatatattcttttttttaaaaactgtttttattttaatatcaCTTGATCATCAAAAGGAAGATaagttaaaaaataaaaatgtttgGACTAATATTTTACACATCTTATATAATCAAAAGTTGAGTACTTCCTtaatttattcttttaaaaatataattaaaaagtatatatttgatgaagtaaaaaatatacagAAAGTTTATCCAAAAtttaatatgaaatatattgatcatttttataaatttttagaaaaactacaaatattacaataa